The Rissa tridactyla isolate bRisTri1 chromosome 6, bRisTri1.patW.cur.20221130, whole genome shotgun sequence DNA segment AGAATGAAAATGTATAATCTTGCCAGAATCCAGTTGTGTGATGATTGGCTCAATATATTTTTGGTATCTTTACAGTTCAGAGATTTCAACTGCCCCTGCCATTTTTGTCAAAGGCTTTCTGGCTTTAGACCCTAGGATGAATGAATTTCCATGACAGaagcaatatttttgtttccttagaTTAACCTCTCCACCTCTCCTACACCTGCACAGATAATAAGCCGTTCACAGACCTccaacaccaccagcagcagtaTCACCCAACAGACTATGTTGCTGGGGAGCACCTCTCCGACCCTGAGTGCAAGCCAGGCTCAAATGTATCTACGAGCTCAAATGGTAAGTTTTGATTACAGTTCTTAAGCTTGGTTTTGGTCCATCCATTGTCATCCCCTCCCCGACCCCTCCAATAAATCTTAAccatttcaggttttattttgtgtctataagttatttatgaatgtttttctttAGTTTCAGATAGCACTGAAAATTTAGTCACTAATTTGTGAATATGAGTTTTCTGAAACGCTGTGAACATCAGAAATAAAAGGATTGCTGTAACTTAGTTCCCTGGTGAAGTTTGCTTCAGTGTTTTTAACCTGGTCCTACTAGAATTATTAAATTGATCAAACatgggaaaaatagaaaaagagcaCCTGTCTTTACTGGCTATGTAGAAGGGCATACTGGAGTCTGTGTTGTTTTCCAATGCACTGgtgttgtgatttaaccccaggcagcaactaagcaccacgcagccgctcgctcactcccccccgGTGGGATCGGGGAGATAATCAGAAGTGTAAAAAAGagaactcgtgggttgagataaagatggtttaataagtaaagcaaaagacaCTCCTGACATTTGAGATCTCTTTAAAAATGTGGAAGACTGACTAATGATCTTTCTTCAAAGCCTTCCGTAAAGCTTGTCTTTGCTATATTGCCTATAAAGAAATTAATGGCAGTTAGGTATGCTGGAAGTTGGTAATTTCAGGTTGGTTGTATGATACCTGTTCTCGTTATGAAACTTAATTAGCCTAGGTAAAGTTGATATAACAACTCTGCTTGTTAAATAACATTTTGACAGATAAGAAGATCTTCTAAGTTCTGTTTCTGTAGCATTGTAGATACTGGGCTGCTCTCTTCATGTTTTTTACCCCTGTTTCGCTAATTTGTAATATTAGAGGAAAAGTTCTCTTTAAAGTGCTTGTATGAAGAATGATACGTGTGTGCATATATGAGAGAAAGATATTCTTTGAGTAAgttcatctgaaaagaaaaaagctctacATCGCTACACATAACTTCTGCATCTCTCTttaaatattggggtttttttccacacattTTCAAAGTTTCAGTCTTTTACCAGGTGTGTTTTTCTTGCTTAACAGCTTATTTTTACTCCTGCAACCACTGTGGCTGCTGTCCAGTCTGACATTCCTGTTGTCTCATCATCTTCCTCATCTTCCTGTCAGTCTGCAGCTACTCAGGTGAGCTTGTGGAAATTTTTTAAAGGTATGTCCAGTAGAGCGTGCCAAAACTGAGATGTAAGGAAACATTGTGCTTAGTTTTACTTGCTTATAAAAACTGCTAATGGGTACTGGTTATGTATAACTTCAGTGTCTTCTGTTTACTATCATCGTACATTTAGAGGTGATTGTATTATATGTAAAATTGGGATCCTGGATATGACATTTCAGGTCTTCATATTTAGCTGTCATCTTTATGACTTCAAATAACTTCATGTTAGCAGCTGAACTTGTATCACCTTTTCACTGCTCAACATATTTGTATATCATCTGGAAAAAACATACGGCACAGCACAAATATATACAGAACATATTTGTCATAGTCTTCTGCTCTGAAAAGTAAACACTTACCTAACGAATTTATGCTCTCGTGAAAGATCTTCTCTTCTAGCTTAGCAATTTCTTTAAAAGCCTTTGGTAAACAGACCTCATTTAGAAATCTTTCAGAAATCCAAGCAAATTATACCAGTTGAACGTTCTCTGACCTTATGTTTGTTGACCCCTTCAGAAGATTCCAATAGACTTGTGAGTCACTGCCTCTCCTTTACAGAAGTCGTATTATTGCCTCTGCCTCAGTAGGGCACATGTGTCGGTGTGCTCaataattttgttctttattagAGTTTGTAGCACTGTACCAATTGTATTCATCTCATGAGTAGTGCTTGCTACTCAGCCTGCAGTGTTTCCTTTGGCCACGAGTGGATGTAGTTTCATCACAGACAGTACAAGATGGTCgataatttttattgtttgagCCATACTATGGAATTGATCAACAGATGTTTAGATGAAACTTGTCTTCATTGTATTTACTAGAGCTTCCATGTGTTTCACTGAACTGTTGTTCATATTGAAGCCAGCTTTGTGTAAGAACTTCTGAATGATGGCTGAGAGAATCGTTATGTCTTCCTTTTGAGAATCAAGCTGTTGAGGACTATTACTTGAGCTATGAGCTATTGCTAATGATTTGAAAACTTGTCTCTTCCCAGGCTTTTCCGGAAGTTTCTTGTGAGTGGTATGCAAGTGTTGGGAGTTACTAGTCTTTGCTATTGTTTGTCCATTGTAATAAATGTTCTTGTATCAGTCTGAATGCAGTCAAAGTGAGATCTTCTGCCACTGACTTTGTTGAATTAGTGCTCTTTTCTTGACGGTGTTCCTAACTTGTTTTAGCCTTTACTGGAGCTTTGCTTTCAGTTTGACTTGAATACAGCTTTGCAACTCTTCCTGTAAGTatgttttcagttgctttctcAGCACATGTTGAGCTCTTTCCCTTTCATTTGTGTTTCCAGCAAAGCAAACGGCATGCTATGAGACTGAGAGTCTAATGGGAACCGTGCTTTCGGTATACGATAGGCTCGACTGTAAGACCAAGGCTTTTATTACTGGGTCCTAATAAAAGGGCATGGTAAAGCCTTCCTGCCATTGCTTCCAATATTTCAGTTGACCTTTTGCTTCCCATGTTGAATAGATTCCTCTTAACTGCAGAAACAAAGTCAGAGTCTGTCATTAGAGTGTGTGTGTCACTACGTAGGTTTGTCATGATTGAGTTTATTAGGTCACATACGGTATCTTCACACATATCTTTGGGGAGCATCCCCTTCAAAAACACCCAAACAGGTTCAGGTAGGTGTCTTCGTTTGGACTTCTTGTCTTCAAGAGTGACTGTTAAAGGATCTTGATTAGCATAAGCTGTTAGCCTCTCACAGAAACATAATAATCTCATACCAGTTGTTTTATTTGCCCAGACATCTGTTTATCTATAGGCTTTTCTCCTTATTTGCAGGCATTTTGATTGGACATATCACTAGACAAGAGTGATGTTTTCCTAGAACCTGGTTTGTCTTCTCTTTTATTAATCCTCTGTAGAGATCATCTGAGGAACTGATCATATGTAATAGCTTATTAGTAGCTGTTCTTCTGTGATTTGTTGTTCGCAGATCCAAAAGAACTTTTAGCTTTTCACTTCATGAGTAGAACCTTTACTTGCTTGGTGCCTGTATTTATTTGCAGTGCCTCTCAGTTTTTCGGAGAACTCTTTCTGTGCAAATTgaacaaccaaagaaaaaagttaatttactTATGATGAAGTCTCATCTGAGTCTGCTTCCTTTTCGACGATGTGAAGACCTTAGAGATATGTCACTGTTCTGAGAACAGTGATAAATGGTATATCATTGAAGCttgctttccctttgcttttccagtacGTATCTGAGGGGGCCGGAGCTTGCTAGAATCCAGATGTGTGCTTATGAAGGATGTTTTTGGGCAAGCTCACAATGTTAAGTTCATCAGTTGAGCCTTCATTGAAAACACAGACTGCCCCTTCAGTGGTGGAGTTATCGTGCCTCATTATCCTTTACCACAGCTGCCTGCCTTTCCTCCAGATTCTGCAGAGCAAGTTGTAAAATGCAGACAGGTTACTGGATGGGCTAGCAgctatttttgcatttgtatcTTTGTCTTTTATGTTCAAGGTAAAGCGTATGACTTTACAGTCTTGTCCCTTCTGTACCGTAGGGTTTTAGAGGCCTACTTTGCAGAAGTCTGCCTGACTCGGTAACTTCCTGAGACATCATTGCAGAGGGACAGTAGAATCTCGCCCCAGGCCATAGAGCATTATTCAGTCAGATGAGCTGCTGTGGTGACCCTGTCAAACTGTTCTTCTCCCCTCCCAATGTTCAGTACTGCCCTATTGCCAGATGTTGTTAACCTTGGTTGTCTGGTAGTTTCTATAGCAGCGATGACATTGCAAAGGTCCAGTTTCATCCATAGTCAGTGAGGCAATGGAAAAGCTTTAACAccggaacattttattttttttttttaccttgtgaCAAATATGTCCTTGGGGTTTCAGTCAGCTGGGCTTAGAGAAATGTCTTTGTTTACCATATTAGCCAACCCGAGCAAGTAGGCAATGCCAGTTAATAAGAAGTGTGTGTACATAGATGTGTATATTACACTTAGCCAAGATGTTTGTGAAAGTAAAATATGGTGATCTCACAGTATCATCTTCCATGTAGAAGTATCAGAGAAACTCAGAAGTTCATCAATGATTAGCGGTGTCTCAATGGCACACCTAACATGGCCTGTTAGGTGAACTAACGCTTCTCTCCTACTTactcttcttcccttctgcttttatacttttttcttttcacatgcgTCCCCCTCATGTATGAGCTGGATGTCTCAGATGTGTTACCTTATCTGTTCAGGTGTGCTGAAGGTTGATTTGTACTCACAGAGATCGGATTGCGGTAAATGCCTCCTGCATGCCAATAAGGAAACAAATACTGTTATCTTCAGAACAGGATTTGAATGCATCCTGTGGTAACACACCAAACAGTAAAATGTCAACTAGCTGTTCATCACACAAGTACTAACTGTTCAATGTGGAAGGGATTATGTAAAGTATGATGTAAATTAGTGCTACAAGGGTAGTCTTTatccttgaaaataaaatgctggcTCAGGATGTAGGATTGGAAAGGTGGCATCATTATTCACAGAATCTGGCTGTGGTATAACAGACGTTAGTGAAAATAATCACCAACTGATTTACATTTCAGAAGGCAAACCTTTTGTTTCATGTGACATTGGAAGTGTCATGATGAAAAGCTACATTAATATTGCTGTAGAAATAAAGGGCTCGGGTTTGTTAAGACATGGATAACATACAGCAGATTCTGATCCCACTGACTACCCAGGGCTCTGGTTTACGTCAGTGTCTGCAAACATACCTACAGACCACTGCACTTCTGCAAcgtcagtataaaaaaaaattgcatttgcttAAGATGCTTTGTGTCATTCACTTTGAAGgcacaataaaagagaaaaaaatgcaagtttaaattcaaattaatGTTTATACTTCTCTAAATTCTGTGTCTTAAAAGATACTTTGATATGCAGATTTTTAACTTCTCATGTATTTTGATCACATGGGATGAGAAGCACTACATAACGTTATTCTTTTGCTATTTTTGCCTAGATATTTGGCACAGATGTttatatggtttggtttttttcatgttttgttcatTTCCCAGGTTCAGAACTTGACATTGCGCAGTCAGAAGTTGGGTGTATTGTCAAGTTCACAGAATGGCCCACCAAAGAGCAGCAGTCAAACTCAGTCGTTGTCTCTCTGCCCTAATAAACCTGTAACCAGTTCCAAGGGCAGCCAACCAGATCCctcagaaagcaacagaaaaggcgAGAGCCCAACTCCAGAGTGTCGGAGTACTCCAGTCACACGGACATCAAGCATACATCACTTAATAACACCAGGTAGGATGAAAATGGAGATataagaaagttattttaattaaagttaatTTGTATGTTATGGCTTTGTCAGAGTCCAGTGCTCTTTGATTGGATTCTCTTAAATATTCCATATGAGAGAGTTTAATGTTAATAGTAAATTTACTTATTCGTTGATATTGGATGTTACACAGGACTTCAGGAGTGTGATACAGCACTGTTTTTAAATCGTAATACAAGCATGATTCTCATCACTGGTCTGTCTGTATGCTTACGGTCAGGACATGTCATCCCCAATCTCTGGGAAGCAATACATGGTTTGAAACCACCTCAAACCTCTTACCGTCATCAAAATctattttgctgggttttttggcttttttttttttctgtcttatcaGTGTCATCAGAACGTTCTTATATCAAGTACTTCTATAAATCCATAGGTAATAGTGCCCCAGAGTCTTAGTATTTCGTATCAAGAGATAAATCAAAATAAGCATGCAGTTGGTTAGATAGGCATTTACATTGCATGTAATGTATTTGCGTTTTAGcttctttattttgaaagagTAAGGGTAGTCTGGATAATTGGTCTGAATTATGTGGAATTTAGCTTGGCTTAATGGCAGCTTTTAGAGAAGGAGTAAGACTGTGAGGCAGACGTTCTTGAGGTATTGAGCCCTAATGCTCTTAGAACACACTTCTGTAAGGAAAAATTCCATCTTCACTAgcagaataaacaaaaaagacaacATAAATGAGTTGTTTCTCAAGTGGAAAAGACAAAGCAAGAAGTTGTTTGCATGTGGAGGAAAATATGTGTGTGCGCTGTAAGGAATTACTAGCGAGTCACTGGTTCACTTAAAGGTGATGTGTTATCTCTGGAAGCTGCACTATTCTTAGATTCATACCTTTCAGTCTGTGTGTTCAAGTTCAGGCACATACTTGGAAAGGTTTTAATTCCTACTGAGCTCTTGGAATTTTGTTTAGTCTCTTAAAATTGTTTTACCTAAACTTCAACTTAGCAGTTATCAATAAATCCTCTTGATTGTGACATGTTATCTCTTCCATTCCAGTCTGTTTCAAAGCAAAAGTTAAATCCATTTAAAGTTGCATGTAATTCTTAAATAAGCAAAGGGTTTTTCAGCAATAATCTTAGAAATAGCCCCAAAAAGATAAGTTTAGATACTTTTATATAGGAAGTAcctgtatatatataaatatgtatatatgtaaaaagCATGGGTATGTTCCCTTATTCATTGCTGCATTTGGCTTTGGAAATTGATGTATATTCCACTAATAAATTGTTCTTGTGTACTATATGCTGTCAAAGAAGATATTTCTAAACATAGATCCAAAGGGTTGAAAAAATTGTGCTAGTCTTACTTTAAAGTAaaaacttcctttcttttaatatttttataatgttctctgtacttaaagaaataaatactaattgtcacttttttccccccctcacagCTTCATATTCTCCATTGCAACCTCATTCTCTAGTAAAACATCAGCAGATCCCGCTTCATTCACCACCTCCAAAGATTTCCCATCATCAGCTGatactgcaacagcagcagcaagtccAGCCAATTGCACTTCAGACTCCTTCGGGTCAGGAACCCCCTCCGTCACAGCACTGTCTACCACTCCCAAGCCATGgtcttcctccagctcccagcagtgTCCAGTCTCATTGCTCACCTATTCACATCCATCCTCCGCCTCTAACACTGTCTCCTACTCCATCCCAGTCAGCTCAGCAGTCAGTAGTGGTATCTCCTCCACCTTCTCACTCCCCTAGTCAATCACCCACAATAATTATTCACCCTCAAGCACTTATTCAGTCACAGGCAAACTCCCTTGTGCCAACAGCTCTTCAGCCAGAGCAGACTGCTCCTCAGCAGACTTCTACCAATCCAGTTCGACCAATTGCACAGCCACTTAATCTTCCATCGCATCTTCCACTTCCATCTTCCCCTGCTGTACATATAGGCTCAGTAGATCAGCCCAGCTTGGTTTCCTCAGGCCAACAGATCGTGTCCTCAACACCACACCAGCAATATCCAGCCTTGCAGTCCACACCTATCCCTCTTgcagctcctcctcagctgtcagcaTCCTCAACCCAGATTCAACAGCTGCCGTTGCAGTCTGTGCAGTCTTTGCAAGTGCAGCCTGAAATTCTGTCCCAGGGCCAGGTTTTGGTTCAAAACACTTTGGTTTCTGAGGAAGAACTTCCTGCTGCAGAAGCTTTGGTCCAGCTGCCATTTCAGACTCTTCCACCTCCACAGACTGTTGCAGTGAATCTCCAAGTGCAGCCGTCGGTACCAATTGAAACTCCAGTGGTAAGTGGTAATGTTACAGCCCTTTATTCTTTATCCTCAGCTTCCCTAAATCTGGCCCATTGACTTCAGAGGGAGCTAAACCAGGTGGTAGACAGAGCACCAGAAGAAAACTACTGATTACAGAAATGAGTTTTAAGAAAACAATAGacattttcctctgattttttttggctttttgtaaTGGATCATCAGTCAATGATATCAACCAAGAATTATGAGAGTGCAACTTTTTGACCTAAAATCTTGCCTCCTAATGAAATTGCAGCATATctaaagttaaaaaaagcaagtaaatatATGTCAATGCTTacatcaaaataaattttgataaaTACACCATATGGACTGTAAGCTTTTACCTCTTTATGTTAGTGCAAATATAATACAGGCAATTGAAATTCTGAGTTAGGAGAATCATCTCTATACTAGATACGAAGGTGTGTAGCAGATTATTCAGATAATAGAGTTCTGGGTAATTAATTTTGTACTAACATTGAAAAGATCCTCTTCATAATATGGGAATTTTTGATGCTGTCTTCGTGTTCCCCATCGCTGCCATTTTAATTTAGTTCAGTGTTAGTTTCAGACGTCAGCAGTTTGTAACTGAAGGTTTCAGCTTCGCTCACGCTGAGCCAAAATCATGTACAGTGAAATAAAACTATACGCATATAATGCTGACACTTAAGATGGCATTGCTAGGCTTTAGTGGCAACGTGCTGATGAGACTAATGTGAGCAAAAGAATCAACAGCTTTTGTAGGCTTTTTTCAGGTTAACAACAGGTTAAGGAAGAAGGTGTGCTGTTAATTTATATTAAGAGGGTAATGATAATCTCAACTCTCTGATACTTCATGTAGAAACTGGGCAAAAGAGTAGAAGCCAGGTTTGCTTTTGACAAGGTGGTGTTTTACATCCTAATTTGCTGAACTGGCTGTCAGTAATTCATGTAAATTTACTTTAATACTTTTGAGGAAAATACCTTATTATATCTGATAACCACTAATGCTTGATAGTCTTGGTGTACTCTTCTGAAATACTTGATTTGATTACACTGCAGTATAAGATAGAGAACAATTTGCAGACTTGTCATTTTGTTAGAAAGCTTGCATTTTGCAGAAGTGTTTAAATAGCTACAAATGTgtgcttaaataaaaatacagtaaactaTAAAGATAAGACATAGAAAAAGTCAAGTTCTCTGGCCTGTTGGATAGAACTGTGCCTCTTTATATGTTGCTATTTGTaacaaaatactgtaatttcGCTGTGATAGACATTGTGATGTCCCCAGAGTTCATTGTTTTGTAGACATTTTGGAAACTATTTTATTAGGATTTGGAAAGTATTTTATTAGATTAGCATACTTTAACATTTTAACtggtaatttgttttaaaaactgtatttatgcAACTCTTTTAAGGTATTAAGATAGAATGGAAATCTCTCTAAAGCAATAGTTTGTTGGATGCAGATTTATCAAGTGGAGAATGTATGTGAAGAAGAGATGCCCGAGGATTCCGATTGTGTCCATATGGCTAGAACACCTACACCACCCACTTTGTCTCCACCAGCCATACCCTTGGGGAACGGAGAGGCACTTAATTCAGAAGATCCTTTGTCAGGTGAGAACAAACGTCAAACTAAGGTAGCTGTTCTGCTTAGAAACTTCTACTCGTTATtcgtgttttaaaataaaaatctatgattTTGATCTTTTTTATAATTTAGTGCTATCATTTTTTAAGTAAAGGAAACTGTATAAAATATAATAGAAATCCATGTGGTAGAACAAATGGTTCAGTCCCAAAGGTGTAGCGTGTATATATATTTGGATAACATATAGCATGGAAAATGCTTGTTTGAGCTCTTTGGCATATACTTTTATACTAAAATCTTAACAGGATTGTCAATCTCCAATTAATCTTTTAAGTGATAGCTGTGTGATATGGGCACAATATGCTGACTGATCTGGTGTGAAGATTGATTTTACAGAATCGGGGTCAGCAGTCAGAAGTTGCTGTCAGAATGGTTGACTACGCTATATGATTCTTtttggcacctttttttttatatgccaCAGTAAGGAGCTGTTCTAATGCAAATGCTACCAGTGaacatttttcctcttcagtggAAGATATACATGCCTGTATAAATTGTTGTCCTGCAAACTAAAGTAACTTCCCCAATGTGCTAAATACACAAATATAAACTCTCTCTATAGAtatagatgtgtgtgtatatatatattttatgcagGTAACTGGGTGCTTAGTGATGCTTAGTGGCTTGATGTTGTATATACTTGTGACCCTGCAGCTTATTGCGGCTCAAAGCATCTCTGAAAATGAATTCTTTCGTTAGAAATACGTCAGCTGCTCGGTCTCGAGGATCCAATGTTTGAAAATACTGGTTTCTGCTTTTGACTTACGGATTTGTGATTTGTGTAGGTAATTAATGTCCAACTATGCTTATAGCTAGCAGGTGCTGagtaaaggaaaatgtttacGTGAGAACTGTTTGTTTGTGGAATAGTCTGTAAAGGAAAACCATCTTGTTTTGAAGGTAAAATCTATAAACCATAGGAAAAAGGTTGTGTTACAGGATAATGAGTGCAGAGATGGGCGTGTTTATCACCTCTTAGTTCTGAAATTCTGAGCTAACAGTTGGTTATAAGTGATAAAAACATAACgtactttgttatttttttttcagaacatggGGGACTACCTTCAGTGACATCATCAGTCAGTGCCTCAGTAATTAAATCTCCATCTGACCCTTCACATGCTTCTATTCCACCACCACCTCTTTTGCTCCCAGCAGCAACAACAAGGAGCAACAGCACATCAATGCCCAATAGCATTCCTAGCCTAGAAAATAAACCTCCACAAGCTATTGTTAAACCACAGATCCTGACCCATGTTATTGAAGGTTTTGTGATTCAGGAGGGGTTAGAGCCGTTCCCTGTAAGTGTAAGAGTCACTATGAATTTTTTTACTACTAGTTTTTAAAACAAGCTGTTTTTAAGGGTGATGTTATTTGTGGCTAGTAGCTATTTAGGTCttgaataatttttcaaatgttgCTTTTGACCTTTTTTCCACTGATTGGTAACCTGTTTCCTACAGCATTCAGTATACTTAAATACTGTTTGTATTGTCTTACGTACATAATCGGAATTCATGCTGCTGTTTGGCTTGCCAGTATCACTGAATGACAAAGTACTTAAATGAAAGCAGAGACACAGTAGAGTAGACAGGCTATATCCAGAGAGAACTACAGGGAGTGATTTTACCGTTTGCcaataacttctttttatgttTGTCTGTCTCCTGCATACTTTAATTTAAACCTCTGAGATGAGTCTGTGTTAAAATTCTAAAAGGTTAAAATTTCATTGTTTAAAGCACTGGCCAAGCCCCTTACTGAGCTTGATGTGATTAGTACTGCGTCTAGTAAGGAATACTGTTGAAAATTTAAATCCACAAATGGACAGTTTAAAACCTATGGGCCTGCCTTATTAACTAATTCAGTGTCTCTCATTTTCCTATTCCTTCATCTCTCTAGATATAATGCGTTTCTTCCTTTATTAAACGTAATTG contains these protein-coding regions:
- the PHC3 gene encoding polyhomeotic-like protein 3 isoform X1 — its product is MENEPNTTTCSASTTTITTTSTSRTQLPQISVYSGSDRHAVQVIQQALHRPPSSAAQYLQQMYAAQQQHLMLQTAALQQQHLSSTQFQSLATVPQASLSGGRQCTSPTGSVTQQSSMSQTSINLSTSPTPAQIISRSQTSNTTSSSITQQTMLLGSTSPTLSASQAQMYLRAQMLIFTPATTVAAVQSDIPVVSSSSSSSCQSAATQVQNLTLRSQKLGVLSSSQNGPPKSSSQTQSLSLCPNKPVTSSKGSQPDPSESNRKGESPTPECRSTPVTRTSSIHHLITPASYSPLQPHSLVKHQQIPLHSPPPKISHHQLILQQQQQVQPIALQTPSGQEPPPSQHCLPLPSHGLPPAPSSVQSHCSPIHIHPPPLTLSPTPSQSAQQSVVVSPPPSHSPSQSPTIIIHPQALIQSQANSLVPTALQPEQTAPQQTSTNPVRPIAQPLNLPSHLPLPSSPAVHIGSVDQPSLVSSGQQIVSSTPHQQYPALQSTPIPLAAPPQLSASSTQIQQLPLQSVQSLQVQPEILSQGQVLVQNTLVSEEELPAAEALVQLPFQTLPPPQTVAVNLQVQPSVPIETPVIYQVENVCEEEMPEDSDCVHMARTPTPPTLSPPAIPLGNGEALNSEDPLSEHGGLPSVTSSVSASVIKSPSDPSHASIPPPPLLLPAATTRSNSTSMPNSIPSLENKPPQAIVKPQILTHVIEGFVIQEGLEPFPVSRSSLLVEQPAEKRLLVEGQIMSVVCVESDLQNTKHADNSSDTEIEDMIAEEGLDEIENELLKCEFCGKMGYSNKFLRSKRFCSTSCAKRHSLSCTKKFGLFTSDKTNRWNRKSDSQSLGRRGRRPSGPDGASRDHFLRQLPITYPSAEEDMASHEDAVPTAMTTRLRRQSERERERELRELRMRKMPESIDLLPVVQADPSVWTVDEVWAFIHSLPGCQDIADEFRAQEIDGQALLLLKEDHLMSAMNIKLGPALKICARINSLKES
- the PHC3 gene encoding polyhomeotic-like protein 3 isoform X3, which gives rise to MENEPNTTTCSASTTTITTTSTSRTQLPQISVYSGSDRHAVQASLSGGRQCTSPTGSVTQQSSMSQTSINLSTSPTPAQIISRSQTSNTTSSSITQQTMLLGSTSPTLSASQAQMYLRAQMLIFTPATTVAAVQSDIPVVSSSSSSSCQSAATQVQNLTLRSQKLGVLSSSQNGPPKSSSQTQSLSLCPNKPVTSSKGSQPDPSESNRKGESPTPECRSTPVTRTSSIHHLITPASYSPLQPHSLVKHQQIPLHSPPPKISHHQLILQQQQQVQPIALQTPSGQEPPPSQHCLPLPSHGLPPAPSSVQSHCSPIHIHPPPLTLSPTPSQSAQQSVVVSPPPSHSPSQSPTIIIHPQALIQSQANSLVPTALQPEQTAPQQTSTNPVRPIAQPLNLPSHLPLPSSPAVHIGSVDQPSLVSSGQQIVSSTPHQQYPALQSTPIPLAAPPQLSASSTQIQQLPLQSVQSLQVQPEILSQGQVLVQNTLVSEEELPAAEALVQLPFQTLPPPQTVAVNLQVQPSVPIETPVIYQVENVCEEEMPEDSDCVHMARTPTPPTLSPPAIPLGNGEALNSEDPLSEHGGLPSVTSSVSASVIKSPSDPSHASIPPPPLLLPAATTRSNSTSMPNSIPSLENKPPQAIVKPQILTHVIEGFVIQEGLEPFPVSRSSLLVEQPAEKRLLVEGQIMSVVCVESDLQNTKHADNSSDTEIEDMIAEEGLDEIENELLKCEFCGKMGYSNKFLRSKRFCSTSCAKRHSLSCTKKFGLFTSDKTNRWNRKSDSQSLGRRGRRPSGPDGASRDHFLRQLPITYPSAEEDMASHEDAVPTAMTTRLRRQSERERERELRELRMRKMPESIDLLPVVQADPSVWTVDEVWAFIHSLPGCQDIADEFRAQEIDGQALLLLKEDHLMSAMNIKLGPALKICARINSLKES
- the PHC3 gene encoding polyhomeotic-like protein 3 isoform X7; this translates as MENEPNTTTCSASTTTITTTSTSRTQLPQISVYSGSDRHAVQVIQQALHRPPSSAAQYLQQMYAAQQQHLMLQTAALQQQHLSSTQFQSLATVPQASLSGGRQCTSPTGSVTQQSSMSQTSINLSTSPTPAQIISRSQTSNTTSSSITQQTMLLGSTSPTLSASQAQMYLRAQMLIFTPATTVAAVQSDIPVVSSSSSSSCQSAATQVQNLTLRSQKLGVLSSSQNGPPKSSSQTQSLSLCPNKPVTSSKGSQPDPSESNRKGESPTPECRSTPVTRTSSIHHLITPASYSPLQPHSLVKHQQIPLHSPPPKISHHQLILQQQQQVQPIALQTPSGQEPPPSQHCLPLPSHGLPPAPSSVQSHCSPIHIHPPPLTLSPTPSQSAQQSVVVSPPPSHSPSQSPTIIIHPQALIQSQANSLVPTALQPEQTAPQQTSTNPVRPIAQPLNLPSHLPLPSSPAVHIGSVDQPSLVSSGQQIVSSTPHQQYPALQSTPIPLAAPPQLSASSTQIQQLPLQSVQSLQVQPEILSQGQVLVQNTLVSEEELPAAEALVQLPFQTLPPPQTVAVNLQVQPSVPIETPVIYQVENVCEEEMPEDSDCVHMARTPTPPTLSPPAIPLGNGEALNSEDPLSEHGGLPSVTSSVSASVIKSPSDPSHASIPPPPLLLPAATTRSNSTSMPNSIPSLENKPPQAIVKPQILTHVIEGFVIQEGLEPFPVSRSSLLVEQPAEKRLLVEGQIMSVVCVESDLQNTKHADNSSDTEIEDMIAEEGLDEIENELLKCEFCGKMGYSNKFLRSKRFCSTSCAKRHSLSCTKKFGLFTSDKTNRWNRKSDSQSLGRRGRRPSGPDGASRDHFLRQCICTTFSSFQLLIHLQKKIWLLMKMLFQLP
- the PHC3 gene encoding polyhomeotic-like protein 3 isoform X2, whose product is MENEPNTTTCSASTTTITTTSTSRTQLPQISVYSGSDRHAVQVIQQALHRPPSSAAQYLQQMYAAQQQHLMLQTAALQQQHLSSTQFQSLATVPQASLSGGRQCTSPTGSVTQQSSMSQTSIISRSQTSNTTSSSITQQTMLLGSTSPTLSASQAQMYLRAQMLIFTPATTVAAVQSDIPVVSSSSSSSCQSAATQVQNLTLRSQKLGVLSSSQNGPPKSSSQTQSLSLCPNKPVTSSKGSQPDPSESNRKGESPTPECRSTPVTRTSSIHHLITPASYSPLQPHSLVKHQQIPLHSPPPKISHHQLILQQQQQVQPIALQTPSGQEPPPSQHCLPLPSHGLPPAPSSVQSHCSPIHIHPPPLTLSPTPSQSAQQSVVVSPPPSHSPSQSPTIIIHPQALIQSQANSLVPTALQPEQTAPQQTSTNPVRPIAQPLNLPSHLPLPSSPAVHIGSVDQPSLVSSGQQIVSSTPHQQYPALQSTPIPLAAPPQLSASSTQIQQLPLQSVQSLQVQPEILSQGQVLVQNTLVSEEELPAAEALVQLPFQTLPPPQTVAVNLQVQPSVPIETPVIYQVENVCEEEMPEDSDCVHMARTPTPPTLSPPAIPLGNGEALNSEDPLSEHGGLPSVTSSVSASVIKSPSDPSHASIPPPPLLLPAATTRSNSTSMPNSIPSLENKPPQAIVKPQILTHVIEGFVIQEGLEPFPVSRSSLLVEQPAEKRLLVEGQIMSVVCVESDLQNTKHADNSSDTEIEDMIAEEGLDEIENELLKCEFCGKMGYSNKFLRSKRFCSTSCAKRHSLSCTKKFGLFTSDKTNRWNRKSDSQSLGRRGRRPSGPDGASRDHFLRQLPITYPSAEEDMASHEDAVPTAMTTRLRRQSERERERELRELRMRKMPESIDLLPVVQADPSVWTVDEVWAFIHSLPGCQDIADEFRAQEIDGQALLLLKEDHLMSAMNIKLGPALKICARINSLKES